The SAR324 cluster bacterium sequence AACAAGTCGCACATGAATGAAAGGTTCGCTGGACGATAAATGTCGTGATTTCAGGGATTTCGCACCAAAAATGAGTCCGCTCTTTTTCCCTGATTCACAGTCGAGAAAGGTAATCAGTTTATCTTTTTCCTTAAAGTCCATTTGTTTGAGAATCAGGCAATTTGATGTTTTCACATTTCACTCCGGGAAGGTAGACTAAAATGCAGCATGAAGACAAATATAAATACCGAGGCATTTCTCTGTACAAAATACGAAACCGCAATGAATTGCGCGTCATCAACTTGCTCCCCAAGATTCTGGATGAATTTGACGGTTATGACCCGGATACCCTGGACATCGAAGATATTTATGCGCTGGTTCTCAACAAGGTGCCACCTCGATATGCCCAGATTGGCAGTATTGTTCTGAGAGAAGAATTGTCCGATGGGAAAATTGAGGAAGC is a genomic window containing:
- a CDS encoding late competence development ComFB family protein, whose translation is MQHEDKYKYRGISLYKIRNRNELRVINLLPKILDEFDGYDPDTLDIEDIYALVLNKVPPRYAQIGSIVLREELSDGKIEEAIRDAVRTVMGNPKH